From a region of the Pan paniscus chromosome 19, NHGRI_mPanPan1-v2.0_pri, whole genome shotgun sequence genome:
- the LIG3 gene encoding DNA ligase 3 isoform X4 yields MAEQRFCVDYAKRGTAGCKKCKEKIVKGVCRIGKLVPNPFSESGGDMKEWYHIKCMFEKLERARATTKKIEDLTELEGWEELEDNEKEQITQHIADLSSKAAGTPKKKAVVQAKLTATGQVTSPVKGASFVTSTNPRKFSGFSAKPNNSGEAPSSPTPKRSLSSSKCDPRHKDCLLREFRKLCAMVADNPSYNTKTQIIQDFLRKGSAGDGFHGDVYLTVKLLLPGVIKTVYNLNDKQIVKLFSRIFNCNPDDMARDLEQGDVSETIRVFFEQSKSFPPAAKSLLTIQEVDEFLLRLSKLTKEDEQQQALQDIASRCTANDLKCIIRLIKHDLKMNSGAKHVLDALDPNAYEAFKASRNLQDVVERVLHNAQEVEKEPGQRRALSVQASLMTPVQPMLAEACKSVEYAMKKCPNGMFSEIKYDGERVQVHKNGDHFSYFSRSLKPVLPHKVAHFKDYIPQAFPGGHSMILDSEVLLIDNKTGKPLPFGTLGVHKKAAFQDANVCLFVFDCIYFNDVSLMDRPLCERRKFLHDNMVEIPNRIMFSEMKRVTKALDLADMITRVIQEGLEGLVLKDVKGTYEPGKRHWLKVKKDYLNEGAMADTADLVVLGAFYGQGSKGGMMSIFLMGCYDPGSQKWCTVTKCAGGHDDATLARLQKELDMVKISKDPSKIPSWLKVNKIYYPDFIVPDPKKAAVWEITGAEFSKSEAHTADGISIRFPRCTRIRDDKDWKSATNLPQLKELYQLSKEKADFTVVAGDEGSSTTGGSSEENKGPSGSAVSRKAPSKPSASTKKAEGKLSNSNSKDGNMQTAKPSAMKVGEKLATKSSPVKVGEKRKAADETLCQTKRRPASEQRGRTVPAGRR; encoded by the exons ATGGCTGAGCAACGGTTCTGTGTGGACTATGCCAAGCGTGGCACAGCTGGCTGCAAAAAATGCAAGGAAAAGATTGTGAAGGGCGTATGCCGAATTGGCAAACTGGTGCCCAATCCCTTCTCAGAGTCTGGGGGTGATATGAAAGAGTGGTACCACATTAAATGCATGTTTGAGAAACTAGAGCGGGCCCGGGCCACCACAAAAAAAATCGAGGACCTCACAGAGCTGGAAGGCTGGGAAGAGCTGGAAGATAATGAGAAGGAACAGATAACCCAGCACATTGCAG ATCTGTCTTCTAAGGCAGCAGGTACACCAAAGAAGAAAGCTGTTGTCCAGGCTAAGTTGACAGCCACTGGCCAGGTGACTTCTCCAGTGAAAGGCGCCTCATTTGTCACCAGTACCAATCCCCGGAAATTTTCTGGCTTTTCAG CCAAGCCCAACAACTCTGGGGAAGCCCCCTCGAGCCCCACCCCTAAGAGAAGTCTGTCTTCAAGCAAATGTGACCCCAGGCATAAGGACTGTCTGCTACGGGAGTTTCGAAAGTTATGCGCCATGGTGGCTGATAATCCTAGCTACAACACGAAGACCCAGATCATCCAGGACTTCCTTCGGAAAGGCTCAGCAGGAG ATGGTTTCCACGGTGATGTGTACCTAACAGTGAAGCTGCTGCTGCCAGGAGTCATTAAGACTGTTTACAACTTGAATGATAAGCAGATTGTGAAGCTTTTCAGTCGCATTTTTAACTGCAACCCAGATGATATGGCACGGGACCTAGAGCAG ggtgacGTGTCAGAGACAATCAGAGTCTTCTTTGAGCAGAGCAAGTCTTTCCCCCCAGCTGCCAAGAGCCTCCTTACCATCCAGGAAGTGGATGAGTTCCTTCTGCGGCTGTCCAAGCTCACCAAGGAGGATGAGCAGCAACAGGCCCTACAGGACATTGCCTCCAG GTGTACAGCCAATGACCTTAAATGCATCATCAGGTTGATCAAACATGATCTGAAGATGAACTCAGGTGCAAAACATGT GTTAGACGCCCTTGACCCCAATGCCTATGAAGCCTTCAAAGCCTCGCGCAACCTGCAGGATGTGGTGGAGCGGGTCCTTCACAACGCGCAGGAGGTGGAGAAGGAGCCGGGCCAGAGACGGGCTCTGAGCGTCCAGGCCTCGCTGATGACACCTGTGCAGCCCATGTTG GCGGAGGCCTGCAAGTCCGTTGAGTATGCAATGAAGAAATGTCCCAATGGCATGTTCTCTGAGATCAAGTACGATGGAGAGCGAGTCCAGGTGCATAAGAATGGAGACCACTTCAGCTACTTCAGCCGCAGTCTCAAGCCCGTCCTTCCTCACAAG GTGGCCCACTTTAAGGACTACATTCCCCAGGCTTTTCCTGGGGGCCACAGCATGATCTTGGATTCTGAAGTGCTTCTGATTGACAACAAGACAGGCAAACCACTGCCCTTTGGGACTCTGGGAGTGCACAAG AAAGCAGCCTTCCAGGATGCTAATGTCTGCCTGTTTGTTTTTGATTGTATCTACTTTAATGATGTCAGCTTGATGGACAG ACCTCTGTGTGAGCGGCGGAAGTTTCTTCATGACAACATGGTTGAAATTCCAAACCGGATCATGTTCTCAGAAATGAAGCGAGTCACA AAAGCTTTGGACTTGGCTGACATGATAACCCGGGTGATCCAGGAGGGATTGGAGGGGCTGGTGCTGAAGGATGTGAAG GGTACATATGAGCCTGGGAAGCGGCACTGGCTGAAAGTGAAGAAAGACTATTTGAACGAGGGGGCCATGGCCGACACAGCTGACCTGGTGGTCCTTGGAGCCTTCTATGGGCAAGGGAGCAAAG GCGGCATGATGTCAATCTTCCTCATGGGCTGCTACGACCCTGGCAGCCAGAAGTGGTGCACAGTCACCAAGTGTGCAGGAGGCCATGATGATGCCACGCTTGCCCGCCTGCAGAAGGAACTAGACATGGTGAAGATCAGCAAG GACCCCAGCAAAATACCCAGCTGGTTGAAGGTCAACAAGATCTACTATCCTGACTTCATCGTCCCAGACCCAAAG AAAGCTGCCGTGTGGGAGATCACAGGGGCTGAATTCTCCAAATCGGAGGCTCATACAGCTGACGGGATCTCCATCCGATTCCCTCGCTGCACCCGAATCCGAGATGATAAGGACTGGAAATCTGCCACTAACCTTCCCCAACTCAAG GAACTGTACCAGTTGTCCAAGGAGAAGGCAGACTTCACTGTAGTGGCTGGAGATGAGGGGAGCTCCACTACAGGGGGTAGCAGTGAAGAGAATAAGGGTCCCTCAGGGTCTGCTGTGTCCCGCAAGGCCCCCAGCAAGCCCTCAGCCAGTACCAAGAAAGCAGAAGGGAAGCTGAGTAACTCCAACAGCAAAGATG GCAACATGCAGACTGCAAAGCCTTCCGCTATGAAGGTGGGGGAGAAGCTGGCCACAAAGTCTTCTCCAGTGAAAGTAGGGGAGAAGCGGAAAGCTGCTGATGAGACGCTGTGCCAAACAAAG AGGCGGCCAGCCAGTGAGCAGAGAGGAAGAACTGTGCCAGCAGGCAGGAGATAG